A single genomic interval of Spinacia oleracea cultivar Varoflay chromosome 6, BTI_SOV_V1, whole genome shotgun sequence harbors:
- the LOC110792281 gene encoding protein DETOXIFICATION 48, which translates to MSNIPNPIISSLPPTKTCLKSLSIDTNKFVMDDTHSDVDDDDYDQLHRWPTISEAVKEMRAIGKISGPTTVTGLLLYSRAMISMVFLGYLGELELAGGSLAIGFANITGYSVISGLAMGMEPICGQAYGGKQMKLLGLTLQRTVLLLLSTSVPISFIWFNMKRILVWCGQDEEITCVAHLFLVFSIPDLFFLSFLHPLRIYLRTQNITLPLTYCTAISVLVHLPLNFLLVVHLKLGIIGVAIATIWTNLNLCILLASFIYFSRVYKDSWITPSMDCLRGWSSLLALAIPTCASVCLEWWWYEFMIMLCGLLANPRATIASMGILIQTTSLVYVFPSSLSLGVSTRVGNELGAQRPGKARVSMIVSLACAVVLGLGAMLFTTLMRNQWGRFFTNDEEILHLTAVALPIVGLCELGNCPQTTGCGVLRGSARPTVGANINLGSFYFVGMPVAILFGFILKKGFPGLWVGLLAAQASCALLMLYVLCKTDWTLQADRATQLTKTSLSSLPISTSFHFSKSLDKPKIVPVTTNLEFLCIKNKDETTLRSCLPSSQASLETNPLLNTH; encoded by the exons ATGTCCAACATTCCTAATCCTATAATCTCTTCTCTCCCTCCTACCAAAACTTGTTTAAAGTCGCTATCGATCGATACTAATAAGTTTGTTATGGATGATACTCATTCTGacgttgatgatgatgattacgACCAACTTCATAGATGGCCAACCATTTCCGAG GCAGTAAAAGAGATGAGAGCAATAGGAAAAATATCAGGACCAACAACAGTAACAGGATTGCTGTTATATTCAAGAGCCATGATATCAATGGTATTCCTTGGATACCTAGGCGAATTGGAACTAGCAGGTGGTTCTCTGGCCATTGGTTTTGCGAATATCACCGGTTATTCAGTGATATCCGGTTTAGCAATGGGAATGGAGCCAATATGTGGACAAGCATATGGTGGTAAACAAATGAAGTTACTTGGATTAACATTACAAAGGACAGTGCTTTTACTTTTATCTACTTCAGTACCTATCAGTTTCATATGGTTTAACATGAAGAGAATCCTTGTTTGGTGTGGTCAAGATGAAGAGATCACTTGTGTTGCTCATCTCTTTTTAGTTTTCTCTATTCCtgatcttttctttctttcttttcttcatCCTCTTAGAATCTATTTGAGGACACAAAACATTACTTTACCCTTAACTTATTGTACCGCCATTTCTGTTCTTGTTCATTTGCCTCTTAATTTCCTCTTAGTAGTCCATCTCAAGTTAGGCATCATTGGGGTTGCAATTGCTACTATTTGGACTAACTTAAACCTTTGTATCTTGCTTGCTTCCTTCATTTACTTCTCTCGAGTCTATAAAGACTCATGGATTACCCCGAGTATGGATTGTCTTCGAGGATGGTCTTCCTTGTTAGCCCTTGCTATTCCTACATGTGCTTCGGTTTGCCTTGAATGGTGGTGGTATGAGTTTATGATAATGCTTTGTGGGCTTCTTGCAAACCCAAGAGCAACGATTGCATCAATGGGTATACTAATACAAACAACTTCATTAGTATATGTATTCCCTTCATCTTTAAGCCTTGGTGTCTCTACCAGGGTTGGGAATGAGCTCGGGGCTCAACGCCCTGGGAAAGCCCGTGTTTCCATGATCGTGTCTTTGGCATGCGCCGTAGTATTAGGCCTTGGTGCCATGCTATTTACAACTCTGATGAGGAACCAATGGGGTAGGTTTTTCACAAATGATGAAGAAATCTTACATCTAACTGCTGTTGCATTGCCGATTGTAGGACTGTGTGAGCTAGGTAACTGTCCACAAACAACAGGTTGTGGAGTACTCAGAGGAAGTGCAAGGCCTACAGTGGGAGCCAATATTAACCTGGGTTCGTTTTACTTTGTAGGAATGCCTGTTGCTATCTTATTCGGGTTCATTCTTAAGAAAGGATTCCCAGGGCTATGGGTAGGTCTACTCGCAGCCCAAGCCTCTTGCGCACTTCTAATGCTCTATGTCCTCTGTAAGACAGACTGGACTCTTCAAGCAGACAGAGCTACTCAATTGACTAAAACATCATTATCATCACTACCAATTTCGACATCATTCCATTTTAGTAAATCTCTTGACAAACCTAAGATTGTCCCAGTTACGACCAATCTCGAATTCCTGTGTATAAAGAATAAAGATGAGACCACATTAAGATCATGTTTACCATCATCACAAGCTTCCCTTGAAACTAATCCCCTCTTAAACACTCACTAA